In the Arachis stenosperma cultivar V10309 chromosome 8, arast.V10309.gnm1.PFL2, whole genome shotgun sequence genome, GTGATGGGTATCATGTCGTCATTCTTTAATGACATCATTTAACAACAGATTTTGTTAACTAAAGCACTTAAAACTTCATAACAATATGCTCTTCTGCTTAATTAATTCACATCTCTATAGTTAGTATCATATTTTATGTATATACTTTAacaaattgaaaatataaaattaattttgaatataCTAACAGtataaagtaattttatatgtatatcaAATTATAAATTGTCATCTcataaaaaaactattttttgaTTGTTTGTGAATatttatccaaaaaaataaatataattgaacaactatgtaaaataatttatattattagaatatcaaaattaaacttataaaaatatatataatatcagTGTAATATACTCAAGTTTTTAAAACTCATTTTTAATCTTTTGAGTAAAATGACAATTAGATTTTcgagaattttaattttgaactaATTAATTCTGGAAGGAAAAAATACGAATTAAATCCTCTACGATAACAAATAGTGGATATGTATGTCCTTTCATCAATAGATAATGCGAAATGAAACAAATTATCCATATATTTTGTTATCTACAATAGTGCGTATTATGTTATTGCCACATGAGCATCAAAACAATGTAGTTTTAGAAAATGAAACATTTATTATCTTCTAAATTTTCATATAACATTTATCAATTGCTTTCAATTTATCACGAATCTTATTAAAATATGTAAATTTTTGCTTCGAAAGTTATTATCTATACGACGATCtttcataaataaatatgtCACAATACATATAAATACTACCATTAAATTTTACATGATGAATTGAAAGAAAGACATCACGTGTCCACTGTTTACTATCACGGAGGACCAAATTGGTACTTTTTTCTTTAGAGATTGATTAATCCGAAGTCAAAAATTTCAGAAACCTAATTGTCACTTTATTCAAACCCTTTAAGCAGTTATAGTAAACCCTTTTACATATATAATTGATCCTATCTAGGGAGATGATTTGGTTGCTATGATCATTGTAAGCCAAAATTGAATTGCAAAACAAGAGATTTGGAAGAGAATGGGAGAAAATTTCATGAATCAAAATGTGGCAGAATATTGAAAACTAAATGGGGTGTGTGTCACCATCATCAGACTATAGTGGAGACGGAATTAAGGTGACTAGCCAAAAGTCTCCATCCAATACAATAGCAAAACCATTTATTAATTTCTGAAATGATTACACAATACAAATAAATAATGGAAGGGATTGGAAGAAAATGAAATAGTAATgcaatgaatgtaacaacagaATTCACTGAGAATGCAAAGAATACGAGGATCTTTAAGGCTTTGCATCCAGTCATCTTTTTTCCAATTCTAGTAGTCAGGTATATATTCTCATAACATTACTCCAAAATTTTGAAGCCAATCGTGGATCATCAAAAAGTAAGCTATTTAAGTAagctattttttttatgtttttgctGAGCATCAATTATCACCTTCTCCCCAAAAATCCCATTGCTTGGTAAACATTATTGACAGTGGCATCTGCTATTTCTGATGCATTTCTAGCACCTTCTGCTAAAACTTCATCTAAGTAACCCGAATCGGACATGATTTCGTCATAGCGAACCTGTAAAAGTTGGGAAACCAAATGCCAACGAGTAAATTCTGGTTAACATGAACAAATATCACTAGAAGACGAAGATCTAGGATTACCCCTCATAGGAACACCTCAATAAACAACTCCTACtttaaaaataacattattCATTTAAAACCTTTATATGATGTTATCCAGACAACTTATTCTCGTGGAGTCACATTGAAATCCAACTTGGAGATTAGAAGTCAACTAATAAAAGTGAGGAATCAGTGGCTTCCAGTGGTAAACCAGTACAGACTTAACAATCATTGTGGAAGCCATAATAGAATATTAGCAAAGGCAACTTTTAATAGGTTAAACCTGAATTGGATGCAAATGATCAATCAAGGCATCTGTTAAGAGAATTTTGAAGGTGCCCCAGTTCATGTTTTGGCACTCCTGAACAACTTCCTGCATATAATCGCAACAAGTTTTGAAAGTCACTAATTACCACACCGTTAGAAAACATTTGTAATAAATACAACACTTTACAtggaaaaagtaaaatataactTCAATTTCTCATCTCATAATCTGGTTTATAAAATAACTGCATAATAGGAGGAATTCTGTTACAAACTAATTCCCAGgaattctttatatatatatatataggaacAAAAACAACAGAATATGCACTTCATCTGAGCTTTCTTTTCTAATTGAACCAAACTCTTCTGCTAATAGAAGATCACAAGCACAAACTTGATTGCATTACCAGACCAAGTTATAGCCATGTGGAAAGATTACGGAGTCTTAATTAAAATAGGCAGATACCAGAACCACTAAGAAGATATTAACAACTGAAATCATTAAAAATGCAATAAAAATATAGTGCATTTCTAACTTCTGACCTCTTTTGTCTTTCCCGAAATGAGCTGGTATATGGAAAGAAGATTGTTACATTCTGGCCTCTCAGGATTATCAAACTCCAATCTAAAAGATTTGCACATGTTTCACAAGGTGTAGCAGATCAGATTATAGAAGATGTACAACCAAGGATGAAAAAAGGAAGCATTGACAGATAACATCGAGGGGGAAGATTATCATATCATGAAACAGGATATTAACAATACTAACCCTGGAAATGCATCAGTTTTGCAACGTTTGATCTTGTTTGCTATAAGCTACATAAGAAAATAAGCAAACTCAGGAAACAAAGATCTTGAACGATACAGCCTATTAGAACATGCTTATATAGATATAACATCTGATCATATTCCATTTGCAATATACAAGTCATGCTCATCAATTCCACACATGAAATTCCCTCATATATTAATGCAAGCAGGTGAGAAAGAATCGTACATTAAGCAGTATGAAGATAAGCATAGAAAAAAACAACAGAACAAGTGAAATTTGTCTTAGGAATATGGCAACTTACATCTTTAGGATCAAGCAAATTGATTCTCGATTGATCAGAAGGTGCGGACTTTGACATCTATAAAATTGAACCCACAGGAAAAATCAGAACAAGCTTGTAAAtccaaatcaataaataatTTCGTTTGCTACTTGTTAGAactagataaaaataaaaataaaaaccctAAACTCAAGAAACGTGTTTATCAAGAGAAGCTTCTTTACTATCCAAAACAACACTCAATCTCTAACAATCTCCTTAATTCTCTCCTCTCCCTATTTTTATTTAGCTAAATCTTCACATCTAACTAAAGAGTACTTTAAAATGGATCCAAGTAAGTTTTCTTGTTGACTAAAGTTTGAGAGTGAATGAATAACAAAAAGTAAGGCCTGATAAAAAAAACAGGAGACAATCAAACAAAGTTATCAAATTTGCATACTCGTCTAGATAACAAATAAACATTGTTCCACAGTTCAATTGATATTGAAAGTAGGCTACCAACCTCCTTTAACTAATATCATCTAAGATTatgctttctttgaaagctgaCTAAAACAAGTATAACTGAATACCAGCATGATGTACATACAAAGACAAGAGAAAAGGTCGAaatagaaaaccttagaaaggCCATCCGTTAGGGACATAATTCGGGCTCCAGCTGGAGGTATAAGGGGCTCCGGAACCTACATCCAGGAAAGTGCAGCTAATAAGAAAATTGCATTTTTAAATGTTGATTCATTGTCCCTTTTGAttcgggggggggggggggggggtaaAGAACAACTTACTTTAAATATTGCACCACCTCGACTGtcaaatacataaaaaataaaagggtTAAATCAAATgtgaatttgttattttttaataaaaaagagtTAAATAATTCAGCAACCTTTGTATAGATGGTTCTTATATCCAATTTTAAAATAGTTCCCTACCCTCCTAATTTTTTCCACTTTCTTCCTCCATATAAGTAATTAACCCGTTCTGCTAAGTCACGAGTCAACTCCAAGTGCTGCTTTTGATCTTCACCAACAGGGACAAAATCAGACTGCAGAAGCATGCTGCAATTATAAGAATCATTCATATTCAATGTAAAATTAATCTAACACCAcatattcaaataaaattttgcaATGATAATAGTGATTGCAGAAATTAACATTAACATGTTTACCAAGTATTATAAGTTTTAACTTCATGACTACAATGAACTAGATAATAAATTGGGCTGGGGAAAGAGTGACATCATAGAATTTCCAAATGGCAGTGTGTCAAAAACCACCTGATATAGAAGTATATCAGAAGCCATCAGAACAGGATAAGTCAAAAGGGCAACTCCAACTTCTTCATCACCCTACAAATCCAATTCCAAAAGAATCACTGTTAATTGCGTCAATGAAAACATACCAGCCTGCAATAGGAGAACCAATAACAAAACCATGATCTGCTTTAGTAGATACATTTGCAAAAGACAAGGTATATGATACTTCCATTGTTTAGAGATCATTGACCAAAAGATCAAATAGTTGGTGGCAACAAAAACTGTAGCAATGTCAAGACTAAAAAAGGCTGTAGTTTGCACAGTAGAGATATGATAAATTTGTTATTCATGACTGTAAGCTGCCATCTCCtaattggaaaacaaaatggtatatgacaaattttttattttttatttatttccctAATAGTCACTAAAATTACATGCTTAGGTGACAACAGAAGTAATCGAATTAAACTATCTTACTTTTAGAAGATTAGATACATAGAACAGGAAAAAATGAGAAGTATTCAAAATGGAACCTAGGAATTCATACAGCTAAAACGCACCGCCTTGCGAGATTTCTCTTTGAACTGTATCATTTTGTTCAGCCAACCAATTGGTGTTGCAGAACTTAGCAACCACATTAATTCTACATGTGCCCGAACATGAGACTGTACAAAAACAGAAGCCTGTATTCACGAATAAATGCCATTCATTCACAACTGGACAGAAATTTCCAGCAAAATATTGATTACCAAAAAGCAGCAAATAAGAGTTGCAATTTACCTTAGAAGGATCCACTCCACATGCTAGATAAATAGCTGCAGTTGACCTTGAAGCCTTAGATAATTGTTGTGCTTCATAAGGTAATGTAATCTGTAGGATTAGATCTGAAACAATGAGAAATGGGGAAGATAACACTCCAAATCCTAAAAAACAAGACACCGGAGTGTTATTGATGGCACTTGATTACAAATGTTATTATCTCCGTAGGAAGTTGCCTTAAACTAATTGATCTATTTATGAAGCCAATGCTAAACTCACTAAGCCTCAGAAGCAACACAGATAACAgtgggaaaaaaaataaatagaaaattcaCTAATTACACTGTCCATTCTTTTtcgataaaaataattattatacaCCAACAATGTAGCACTATGAGGCCAGAGTTTAGCtctaataataacaaaaaaggCACAATAACAGCTCCATTAGGAAGCTTAGCAAGTTAACTTAGCAGCAGATTACATACCGCGTGGAGGTCTACAATGAAGAAAAGTGTATCATATGTATTctgcaaaaaaaaataaacagaatgTCATAAAAACCAATCCAAATCTATGAATAACTACACAACAACCGAATGGAACATATATAACCTGAAGTGCAACCCAATTCTTGATGGCTCCAAAATAGTTTCCAAGGTGAATTGACCCAGTTGGCTGCACTCCCGAGACTACCCGTTTCCTGTTAGAGAGAAACAAGAAAACCACATTTTGACATAACCCaattaaagaggaaaaaaaaaagatatttgaaCTCAATTGAGCATTAAAATAATGAAActaaaaagaacaaaaaaaagtgatttttaCTTGAGAGGGGTTGGAGGAGTGATCGTGTCTGAAGAAGTAGAAGGTGTGGCGGTGGCAGAGGAAGTGCAAGAGCGGATAGAAGGGAGTGAGAAGCGAGAATGAAGGAGGGTTGAAGCAGCACACGACCTGTTTGTTGAaatgaaaatgagaataaaCTGAGACAcagaaatatataaatttaaaaaaaggaagaaaagagagcGTGTGTGTTTGTTTGTACAGTGAAGGAGCAAGGAAGCGtggagaataagaagaagaagatgatgatagATTGAGGAACTGAGAAACAACGGTGCCAGTGCCACCCATGTTTGATTTTTCGCTCACAACGCCTATCTCCTACTGTAATAGTAGAGTGCTACCCACCACACTCGCGCTTTTGAATTTTGATCCCATTAATATTTTTCAATCTTTTATGGTTTAGAATTaactattaaaaactaattatttagttaataaactactaaaaataCACTTGAATAATTTTGGCGCTGattaaaatacatttaaattttgttatgaacaaaaatattttcaaatacttttaaaatacaacaaaaatatttaacatTAGATATgtatttcttaaaaaatattttagagattaaattttgatttgatttttttaaacatgattaaaaaaataaaatattattatttttaaaatttggcaATTTTTtcactaaatatatatatatttttaaaaatattattggttGTTGACAAAAAATGTATACTTAGcgaaaaattaccaaattttaagaataaaaaatatctttttttttaaattatgcttgtaaaaaattatatcaaaattcaatttttaaaatattttttgaaaataaatatttaatgttagatatttttattgtattttaaaattatttgaaaatatttttgttgataGAAAAATTTTCGTACATTTTTGTCAACACTAATATTATTCGAGTACATTTTCGGTGGTTTATCTTATTTAAGATTATGATTTATGATaaggatttaaaatttaaattaaattaaatcattttaaaaaaattaattgacaATGATTAGAAAAAGTTGATTTGCTAGTAttctttttatgaaaaataatttaagttttatatgtttaattttaatattgtaaaatattttatattgtaatttttatttttttatttttttttgtgatgaTGATTAAAGATGATAAAAAATTTGTGTAGAAGTAAATATTAAATACAAATGAAAATTATCCgcaatggaaaaataaataggaatttatgaaattttttaaaatcaacttGTCTACGAAAATAAATGGAAATGAAAAAGGGTAGATATATCTGTTTTATAGGAATTCGTTAAATTTTTgcaaaaactaatttattagAATACTATTACTTATTCTCTCTGGCACCACACAATTACTTCTCCGTCACACCCCATTAATATATGGTGAAATATATGGTAAATATGTTGTTTTAAAGATGTGCTATGTGGCCAAATCTGAACCACACATTCTAAAATCACACTTTTAACTTAAAAACGTAGCCCTTtacaaagaaaagcgtcacctaatggaaaaaactagtaaattagaagatttaagagaagaaataattaatctatcaaaattaatagatcaaaaactAATGATCTTAACTAATGTCAATTGTAATGACActgaatttttaaaatcaatacaaaacgATTTTTCCCAAAATCTTAATTTTactttaagttttattgaaggaattcaaaaacctgaaaaaacttatattTCACACGGAgtttctaaaaaatgttatcatGGAGATAATTATCCCCATCTTCATCATACTTTCAatccacaattaaattctataatagatatgcttgaagaaatattagtttctataaaatttcagaaaaataaagaaaaagaagagcctaatataataaataaaattgaacaGATATTTGATAAACATTTCCAAAAAGAAATTCCTAAGAAAGAAGAAATCCATAATAAAATCGATACAACAAACCTAAAGGTTAGACCACCTCTAAAACTATGAATATTgatgaaaaattagaagaagttacaatgctttttaacaattaaaaatggctcaagaagaCAATTTTATGGAACAAGGTTTTCAGATTAAAGAAGAACCAGAAATTTCTGAAAGAGAAGAATACGTTTTAGACTATTCAAGTGATGATGAACCAGTACATCCAGTACAAGTAAAAGACGAAGCTGGAACATCTGGGAATAATGATCAAAcccaatttaaatgggaaacaggttttgaaaattatgccTTCAAAAAAGGATTTATAAGCAAAAATtcgaaatatactaaaataccatcaaaatataATCCTAAAATTCAAGATCTAGAAGGagaaaaaatgcttgatctagattgcaaaaagaacgaaaaagaaattttcgaagaTTGGATGAACTCTTTTCTATTAGAAGCTTATACAAATCcaaaattaaatgaattatCTGAAATGGATATCTGGAATTTCATAGGTTTCCAcactaaaggaactataagaaaCTATATGTTATcaatagataataaaataatagaagaattagctgcaaaaacaacagcttatgatagAATAGCACACATAATGAGAGTTCTAtacaaagaattttttggaaaaaatgtcatagatcatagaaaagaaatttctgaaaaagagtatttagaagcaaaaaatcatttggCCAATATTCAAATATTCGATCTATGCTATATAGAATCCTATATTtgtgaatatagaatatattattataaattaaaagaagaagataaaaatcattatcttaacATGTATAtcacaaaacttccatatcctgctaacGAAATTAttatgggaagatttataagagaaataaataataaaacaattgaaaataatttcggTGGAGCAACatctgcaataagagaggaaataaaagaacgttgtatgcaagaagctactcagaaaagatttaataatataattagaatttgttgtcaagataatgaggaaattcctcaaaaatatggttctaataaaaattttcgGAAATACCATCCTTATAAAAacattcaaagaaaaagaaaatatcattttagaaaaagaaaatattatccaaattggagaaaaaagagatattttagggAAAGAAGtatcaataaaaaacaaaagaaatattgcccaaataaaaaggaaaactgtaaatgttggtattgccaagaagaaggacattatgcaaatgaatgtccaaaaaagaaggataaaaaagaCCTAACTAAACAACTGGAAGTTGCAAAAACTTGTTTTATGGAACCTttagaagaatctgatgatgaactaaaatatatttttgaatatgtctcggAAACAGACTCAGAAACAAACTCAGGAACTGAGTAATAGCGCTACATTTATTACtgtaaaaattacagaaaaatttattaatgcTTTCATAGACACAGGGGCAACAAAATGTTTTGCAAGTTCAAATATAAAGCTTAACTggaaaaaattagaaaatccaCTAAGAATTAGAATAACCGATAAATCTAtacacaaaattaatttaaaagcagaaatggttgaagttttcattcaaaattacagattcattgttccatctatatataaattagaatCTGGAATAGATTTAATTATAGGAAATAATTTCCTAAAGCTATATCACCCTTTTAtccaagaattaacatatatagttctAAAAGCCCCATATGATTCCTCTTTAAATCAAAGggcaaaattaataaaaattccaaCTACTACGATAAacgaaattttaaaatttaaaatattttctatattagaagaatgttatttaaatttattcttCCAAATAAACATTCctaaaaataatcttgaaactAAAATAGAGCAGCTTTTAGATGAAGTTTGTGCCGAGAATCCTTtggatattaaaaatacaaataaagaattagtaagtattaaattaaaagatccttCAAAAGAAGTAAATGTTCAAAATAGAATCCCTTATTCAGCAAGAGATAAGGAAGAATTTTCGATAGAATGTagagatcttttggaaaaaggaattataagactaagtaaaagtcctcatgcggccCCAGCTTTCTATGTTGAAAACAATAACGAAATTAAAAgaggaaaacgaagaatggttattaattataagaaaatgaatgaagcaaccaTAGGTGATGCTCATAAGCTCCCAAGAAAGGACTCCATcctagagaagatcaaaggagcaacttggttttcatcgctcgatgcaaaatcaggatattggcaacttcgtttagacaaagaaacaaaaaaattaactgcttttacttgtcCAACAAAAGAGTCAACAGGAGTATTACTCTACGAATGGAATGTCTTACCATTTGGACTAAAACAAGCGCCAGGTATTTATCAGAGATTTATGGAAgataatttaaaagatttaaatgaatttgttctagtttacattgatgatatattaatctttacaaaacaagataaagaagatcatcttcaaaaattactaattgtcttagaaagatgtaaagaaaaaggtttagtccttagtaaaaagaaagctaaactagcaaaacaagaaatagaattTCTCGGATTAATTCTATCTACTGAAGGGAAgttaaaacttcaaccaaatgtaTTAGAAAAAGTAGATTTATTTCCTGATAAAAtggaagatagaaaacaattacaaagatttttaggttgcataaattatatttccgatcaaggatttttaaagaatataacagactatactaaaaacttattttcaaaaataagtataaaaaagatttggaaaTGGGAAGAAAAGGATAGCCTGcagattcaaaaaattaaagaactttgtaaaaatcttccagaactttatattccagaagaagATGACtatttaatagtagaaacagatgcttcagacaagacctggtcaggatgtctaaaagctaaaaaagctgaaaaaagcttgaataaagaaaaagaatcactagattctaaacaTTCCTC is a window encoding:
- the LOC130944042 gene encoding tryptophan--tRNA ligase, chloroplastic/mitochondrial, which produces MGGTGTVVSQFLNLSSSSSSYSPRFLAPSLSCAASTLLHSRFSLPSIRSCTSSATATPSTSSDTITPPTPLKKRVVSGVQPTGSIHLGNYFGAIKNWVALQNTYDTLFFIVDLHAITLPYEAQQLSKASRSTAAIYLACGVDPSKASVFVQSHVRAHVELMWLLSSATPIGWLNKMIQFKEKSRKAGDEEVGVALLTYPVLMASDILLYQSDFVPVGEDQKQHLELTRDLAERVNYLYGGRKWKKLGGRGGAIFKVPEPLIPPAGARIMSLTDGLSKMSKSAPSDQSRINLLDPKDLIANKIKRCKTDAFPGLEFDNPERPECNNLLSIYQLISGKTKEEVVQECQNMNWGTFKILLTDALIDHLHPIQVRYDEIMSDSGYLDEVLAEGARNASEIADATVNNVYQAMGFLGRR